One genomic segment of Microbacterium sp. ProA8 includes these proteins:
- the lysA gene encoding diaminopimelate decarboxylase — protein sequence MSADPHTRSVAPAWLERPADANGLAPAVWPISASRDDAGVLTLGGIPATALRSRFGTPLYVIDEDEVRATARRTLDAFRAAAALHGVQARVYYAGKALLTTEVVRWVTDEGLAVDVCTGGELAVALAAGADPARLGFHGNNKSVAELERAVDAGVGSIVIDSLIEIERLAAIVGRRGAAQAVLLRVNSGVHAETHDFLATAHEDQKFGFTLTDAPAAVARIRELEGLELVGLHCHIGSQIFGTAGFEESAARIVELYAELRQGGELPVLNLGGGFGIAYTSVDDPTPIEQLAAGIAEAVARQCEVRGIPVPNLAFEPGRAIVGRAGVTLYEVGTTKPVALGSSDDTADEAPGDTRLYVSVDGGMSDNARPALYGAQFSARIASRTSDAEPALARVVGKHCESGDIVVDAEYLPADVSPGDLLAVPATGAYCFSLASNYNYVPRPPVVALRGGEARVIVRGETIDDLLARDAGVDTAVFEAGRPSGGAPMEGKQRMPVLSERSESK from the coding sequence GTGTCCGCCGACCCGCATACCCGTTCCGTCGCTCCTGCGTGGCTCGAACGTCCCGCCGACGCGAACGGGCTCGCCCCGGCCGTCTGGCCGATCTCGGCGAGCCGCGACGACGCCGGTGTGCTCACGCTCGGCGGCATCCCGGCGACCGCGCTGCGCAGCCGCTTCGGCACACCGCTCTACGTCATCGACGAGGACGAGGTGCGTGCCACCGCACGGCGCACGCTCGACGCCTTCCGGGCGGCCGCCGCCCTCCACGGCGTGCAGGCGCGCGTGTATTACGCCGGCAAGGCCCTGCTGACGACCGAGGTCGTGCGCTGGGTCACCGACGAGGGACTCGCGGTCGACGTCTGCACCGGCGGTGAGCTGGCCGTGGCGCTGGCGGCGGGCGCGGATCCCGCGCGCCTCGGCTTCCACGGGAACAACAAGTCGGTGGCCGAGCTCGAGCGCGCCGTCGACGCGGGCGTCGGGTCCATCGTCATCGACAGCCTCATCGAGATCGAGCGGCTCGCGGCGATCGTCGGGCGCCGCGGTGCAGCGCAGGCGGTGCTGCTGCGGGTGAACAGCGGCGTGCACGCCGAGACGCACGACTTCCTCGCGACGGCCCACGAAGACCAGAAGTTCGGCTTCACGCTCACGGATGCCCCCGCCGCGGTCGCCCGCATCCGCGAGCTCGAGGGCCTCGAGCTCGTGGGTCTGCACTGCCACATCGGGTCACAGATCTTCGGCACCGCCGGCTTCGAGGAGTCCGCGGCGCGGATCGTCGAGCTGTACGCAGAGCTTCGCCAGGGCGGCGAACTGCCGGTGCTCAACCTCGGCGGCGGCTTCGGCATCGCCTACACCTCGGTCGACGACCCCACCCCCATCGAGCAGCTGGCGGCGGGCATCGCGGAGGCCGTGGCGCGCCAGTGCGAGGTGCGCGGCATCCCGGTTCCGAATCTCGCGTTCGAGCCGGGCCGCGCCATCGTCGGCCGCGCCGGCGTGACCCTGTACGAGGTCGGAACGACCAAGCCGGTGGCGCTCGGCAGTTCTGACGACACTGCCGACGAAGCCCCCGGTGACACGCGCCTGTACGTCAGCGTCGACGGCGGGATGAGCGACAACGCCCGCCCTGCCCTGTACGGTGCGCAGTTCTCGGCGAGGATCGCGTCGCGCACGAGCGACGCCGAGCCGGCGCTCGCGAGGGTGGTCGGAAAGCACTGCGAGTCGGGTGACATCGTGGTCGACGCCGAGTACCTTCCTGCCGATGTGTCGCCCGGCGACCTGCTCGCCGTCCCGGCGACCGGCGCCTACTGCTTCTCGCTCGCGAGCAACTACAACTACGTGCCCCGCCCGCCCGTCGTGGCGCTGCGCGGGGGAGAGGCCCGCGTCATCGTGCGCGGCGAGACGATCGACGATCTTCTCGCCCGCGACGCCGGCGTCGATACCGCTGTGTTCGAAGCTGGGCGCCCCTCCGGGGGCGCACCGATGGAAGGGAAACAACGTATGCCCGTACTGAGCGAGCGAAGCGAGTCGAAGTGA
- a CDS encoding homoserine dehydrogenase: MTDYRRLRVALLGAGAVGSQVAALLRQHADELADRAGARLELVGIAVRDVDAKRDVELPQELFTTDADALIVGSDIVIELMGGIEPARTYLLHAINSGADVVTANKALLATHGPEIFDAADQVGAEVYYEAAAAGAIPIIRPLRDSLAGDRVQRIMGIVNGTTNYILDRMDTEGAEFSDVLADAQRLGYAEADPTADVEGYDAAQKAAILASLAFHTTVPLEAVHREGITAIDSSMMDAARHAGYVIKLLAVCERLTEESGESISVRVYPALIDRAHPLASVHGANNAVFVQAEAAGNLMFYGAGAGGVQTASAVLGDVVSAARRHIAGGVGVGESTLANLPIVPVGRVTTRYQITLEVDDQPGVLATVAGILSDGRVSIATVEQTVEQTVAQAVGDARDSEGGVARLVIGTHKALEQDLSETVDRLAASGVVERVVSVLRVEGN; encoded by the coding sequence GTGACCGACTACCGCCGCCTCCGCGTCGCGCTGCTGGGAGCCGGAGCCGTGGGCTCGCAGGTCGCGGCGCTGCTGCGCCAGCACGCCGACGAGCTCGCCGACCGGGCGGGAGCGCGACTGGAGCTGGTCGGCATCGCGGTGCGCGACGTCGACGCCAAGCGCGACGTCGAGCTGCCTCAGGAGCTCTTCACGACGGACGCCGACGCGCTCATCGTCGGCTCCGACATCGTCATCGAGCTGATGGGCGGCATCGAGCCGGCACGTACCTACCTGCTGCACGCGATCAACTCGGGCGCCGACGTCGTGACCGCCAACAAGGCGCTCCTGGCGACGCACGGCCCTGAGATCTTCGACGCCGCCGACCAGGTGGGCGCCGAGGTCTACTACGAGGCCGCCGCCGCCGGCGCCATCCCGATCATCCGCCCGCTGCGCGACTCGCTGGCCGGCGACCGCGTGCAGCGCATCATGGGCATCGTCAACGGCACCACGAACTACATCCTCGACCGCATGGACACCGAGGGCGCCGAGTTCTCGGACGTGCTCGCCGACGCGCAGCGCCTCGGGTACGCCGAGGCGGATCCGACGGCCGATGTCGAGGGCTACGACGCCGCCCAGAAGGCCGCGATCCTCGCGAGCCTCGCCTTCCACACGACGGTGCCGCTCGAGGCGGTGCACCGCGAGGGCATCACCGCGATCGACTCGTCGATGATGGATGCCGCGCGCCACGCCGGCTACGTCATCAAACTGCTGGCGGTCTGCGAGCGGCTGACCGAGGAATCCGGCGAGTCCATCTCGGTGCGCGTCTATCCCGCGCTCATCGACCGCGCCCACCCGCTCGCCAGCGTGCACGGAGCCAACAACGCGGTGTTCGTGCAGGCCGAGGCCGCCGGCAACCTGATGTTCTACGGCGCGGGCGCCGGCGGCGTGCAGACCGCATCCGCGGTGCTCGGTGACGTCGTGTCGGCGGCCCGCCGCCACATCGCCGGCGGTGTCGGCGTCGGCGAGTCGACGCTGGCCAACCTCCCCATCGTGCCCGTGGGCCGCGTCACGACGCGCTACCAGATCACGCTCGAGGTCGACGACCAGCCGGGCGTGCTCGCGACGGTCGCCGGCATCCTCAGCGACGGTCGTGTCTCGATCGCCACCGTCGAGCAGACCGTCGAGCAGACGGTGGCGCAGGCAGTCGGGGACGCGCGCGACAGCGAGGGCGGCGTCGCGCGACTGGTGATCGGCACGCACAAGGCGTTGGAGCAGG